A genomic window from Streptomyces sp. MST-110588 includes:
- a CDS encoding NAD(P)H-binding protein: MATVLVTGGTGTLGRAVTARLAATGHEVRSLSRRAPVSAPEAGSRSVSSGSHPGARPRSYAVDLRDGVGLDEAVRGADAIVHCATMTAGGDVQAAGQLIEAARRARVPHLLYISIVGIDRVPLRYYRDKLQVERLLAESGAGWTVLRTTQFHDLVLRLVKAGARAPVIPVPAGIRVQPIDVRDVAGRLARLATAPPAGRVADMGGPEVRDLGELVRLTLLVGGRRRLLVPLWFPGAVAAAFRSGHHLAPEHATGTVTYEEFLAKRSGGRAEDGLVMGVRPRRGSRRWG, from the coding sequence ATGGCGACGGTTCTTGTGACAGGCGGCACCGGAACGCTGGGGCGAGCGGTGACCGCACGGCTGGCGGCCACGGGACACGAGGTGCGCTCACTGAGCCGCCGGGCGCCGGTGAGCGCGCCGGAGGCGGGTTCACGCTCCGTCTCGTCCGGCTCGCACCCCGGCGCGCGTCCGCGCTCGTACGCCGTCGATCTGCGGGACGGCGTGGGGCTGGACGAGGCGGTCCGGGGCGCCGACGCGATCGTGCACTGCGCCACCATGACCGCGGGCGGTGACGTACAGGCGGCCGGACAGCTCATCGAGGCGGCCCGGCGGGCCCGCGTACCGCACCTCCTCTACATCTCCATCGTCGGCATCGACCGCGTTCCGCTCCGCTACTACCGCGACAAGCTCCAGGTCGAACGGCTGCTGGCGGAGTCCGGGGCGGGCTGGACGGTGCTGCGTACGACCCAGTTCCACGACCTGGTGCTGCGGCTGGTCAAGGCGGGCGCCCGCGCCCCGGTGATCCCGGTGCCGGCCGGCATCCGGGTGCAGCCCATCGACGTACGGGACGTCGCCGGGCGGCTGGCAAGGCTGGCGACGGCGCCGCCCGCGGGCCGGGTCGCGGACATGGGCGGCCCGGAGGTCCGTGACCTGGGCGAACTGGTACGCCTCACCCTGTTGGTCGGGGGCCGGCGGCGCCTGCTGGTGCCCCTGTGGTTCCCGGGCGCGGTGGCCGCGGCCTTCCGCTCGGGCCACCACCTCGCCCCGGAGCACGCCACCGGCACGGTCACGTACGAGGAGTTCCTCGCGAAGCGGTCCGGGGGACGGGCGGAGGACGGGCTGGTCATGGGGGTACGTCCCCGCAGGGGCTCAAGACGGTGGGGGTGA
- a CDS encoding acyl-CoA thioesterase, with translation MTVEAPQVPTGAVPYGQLVPVTVHFDDLDALGMLHNSRYPLLVERAWAAYWQERGFGFEGDWEKAGDLSNVIKEMRVSYEMPIARPGAYAVHLWVHKIGRTSLTYGFRVCSADGTATHAHGHRVLVRIDARTLRPTPWSERARAIANELLGPQTIAEAAEAA, from the coding sequence GTGACTGTCGAAGCCCCCCAGGTCCCCACCGGAGCCGTTCCGTACGGGCAACTGGTTCCGGTCACCGTGCACTTCGACGACCTCGACGCGCTCGGCATGCTGCACAACTCGCGCTACCCCCTGCTGGTCGAGCGCGCCTGGGCCGCGTACTGGCAGGAGCGCGGCTTCGGCTTCGAAGGCGACTGGGAGAAGGCCGGCGACCTGAGCAACGTCATCAAGGAGATGCGGGTCAGCTACGAGATGCCGATCGCCCGGCCCGGCGCGTACGCCGTGCACCTGTGGGTCCACAAGATCGGCCGTACGAGCCTGACCTACGGGTTCCGCGTCTGCTCCGCCGACGGTACGGCGACCCACGCCCACGGGCACCGCGTCCTGGTCCGGATCGACGCGCGGACGCTGCGCCCCACCCCATGGTCCGAGCGCGCCCGCGCGATAGCGAACGAACTGCTCGGTCCGCAGACGATCGCCGAGGCAGCCGAGGCGGCGTGA
- a CDS encoding ROK family transcriptional regulator — protein sequence MNRTRGPAVGRTASPSTARAINDRLALRLLVSEGPLTAGQLKALTGLSRPTVADLVERLQEAGLLAVVGESGAQRRGPNARLYGIVANRAHTAALDLRPHSATVAVADLLGRVLAEQTVPVPPGTEPAQAAEAGLAALEKCLVRADADRPHTVAVGAPGLIDPATGRLGGTDWVPAWHTALIGAVGGFRDTSVLVENEVNLAALAEQRAGAARDRDTFVLLWLGHGTGAAVVLDGRLRRGASGGTGEIGFLPVPGTGALPTASSCDGGFHSLAGSAAILGLAAEHGIAADPDAVAGPGAAEEYGAGGEGGDAAPAHPAEAAVRAALAAGPAAAGFLDELAARIAVGVAAVSAVLDPGCVVLGGETGRAGGDVLATRVAGHLARISPLRTEVRAGTVGGRAVLCGAVLAATDAAQRDLFVPADRKPAAAPG from the coding sequence ATGAATCGCACGCGTGGGCCCGCCGTCGGCCGTACCGCCTCGCCGAGCACCGCGCGGGCCATCAACGACCGCCTCGCTCTACGCCTGTTGGTATCCGAGGGACCCCTGACGGCCGGGCAGCTCAAGGCTCTGACGGGACTCTCCCGGCCGACCGTCGCCGACCTCGTCGAACGCCTCCAGGAGGCGGGTCTGCTCGCAGTGGTCGGCGAGAGCGGCGCGCAGCGGCGCGGGCCCAACGCCCGGCTGTACGGCATCGTCGCCAACCGGGCCCATACGGCCGCCCTGGACCTGCGGCCCCACAGCGCCACCGTGGCGGTCGCCGACCTCCTGGGCCGGGTGCTCGCCGAGCAGACCGTTCCCGTCCCGCCGGGCACCGAACCGGCGCAGGCGGCCGAGGCCGGACTCGCCGCGTTGGAGAAGTGCCTGGTCCGGGCGGACGCCGACCGGCCGCACACCGTCGCCGTGGGCGCGCCCGGTCTCATCGACCCCGCCACCGGACGGCTCGGCGGCACCGACTGGGTCCCGGCCTGGCACACCGCGCTGATCGGCGCGGTCGGCGGGTTCCGTGACACCTCCGTGCTGGTGGAGAACGAGGTCAACCTCGCCGCGCTCGCCGAACAGCGGGCCGGAGCCGCCCGTGACCGCGACACCTTCGTCCTGCTCTGGCTCGGGCACGGCACCGGCGCCGCCGTCGTCCTGGACGGCAGGCTGCGCCGCGGGGCCTCCGGCGGCACCGGTGAGATCGGCTTCCTGCCCGTGCCCGGCACCGGCGCGCTGCCCACGGCGAGTAGCTGCGACGGCGGCTTCCACTCCCTCGCGGGCTCCGCCGCGATCCTCGGCCTCGCGGCGGAACACGGCATCGCGGCAGATCCTGATGCCGTGGCAGGTCCCGGTGCCGCGGAGGAGTACGGCGCCGGGGGCGAAGGGGGAGACGCGGCGCCCGCGCATCCCGCCGAGGCGGCCGTCCGGGCCGCGCTGGCCGCGGGCCCCGCCGCCGCGGGCTTCCTCGACGAGCTCGCCGCCCGTATCGCCGTCGGTGTGGCGGCCGTCAGCGCCGTGCTGGATCCCGGCTGTGTCGTACTGGGCGGCGAGACCGGCCGCGCGGGCGGTGACGTGCTGGCGACGCGGGTCGCCGGGCACCTCGCGCGGATCTCCCCGCTGCGTACGGAGGTCCGTGCCGGGACGGTCGGCGGCCGGGCCGTGCTGTGCGGCGCGGTGCTCGCCGCGACGGACGCCGCCCAGCGGGACCTGTTCGTCCCGGCGGACCGGAAGCCGGCAGCGGCGCCCGGGTGA
- a CDS encoding riboflavin synthase: MFTGIVEELGEVVAVEILGDGPPADGPAAGRHARFRLRGPLVTEGARHGDSIAVNGVCLTVVESADGEFTADVMAETLDRSSLGALVPGSRVNLERPVALGGRLGGHLVQGHVDGTGTVLERVPGENWEVVKVSLPRELARYVVEKGSVTVDGVSLTVVEAAEDYFTISLIPTTLAMTTLGIKKTGDPVNLEVDVLAKYVERLLGSTARDPRAPQSLQGLQEAAE; the protein is encoded by the coding sequence GTGTTCACCGGAATCGTCGAAGAACTGGGTGAGGTCGTCGCCGTGGAGATCCTCGGCGACGGGCCGCCGGCCGACGGGCCCGCCGCCGGCCGTCACGCCCGCTTCCGGCTGCGCGGGCCCCTGGTCACCGAGGGCGCCAGGCACGGCGACTCGATCGCCGTCAACGGTGTGTGCCTGACCGTCGTGGAGAGCGCGGACGGCGAGTTCACCGCCGATGTGATGGCCGAGACCCTGGACCGCTCCAGCCTGGGCGCCCTGGTCCCCGGATCACGCGTCAACCTCGAACGGCCCGTGGCGCTGGGCGGACGCCTCGGCGGCCACCTCGTCCAGGGCCACGTCGACGGCACCGGCACCGTCCTCGAACGCGTCCCCGGCGAGAACTGGGAGGTCGTCAAGGTCTCCCTGCCCCGGGAACTGGCCCGTTATGTCGTGGAGAAAGGCTCCGTCACCGTGGACGGCGTCAGCCTCACGGTCGTGGAGGCCGCCGAGGACTACTTCACCATCAGCCTCATCCCCACCACCCTGGCGATGACCACCCTGGGGATCAAGAAGACCGGTGACCCGGTCAACCTGGAGGTCGACGTGCTCGCGAAGTACGTCGAGCGCCTCCTCGGCAGCACGGCCCGCGATCCGCGGGCCCCTCAGAGCCTTCAGGGCCTTCAGGAGGCCGCGGAATGA
- the ribD gene encoding bifunctional diaminohydroxyphosphoribosylaminopyrimidine deaminase/5-amino-6-(5-phosphoribosylamino)uracil reductase RibD: protein MATAAPAETAAMRRAIELAARGLGHTSPNPVVGCVVLDAAGRTVGEGWHQRAGGPHAEVHALRAAGERARGGTALVTLEPCNHTGRTGPCAQALIDAGIARVRYAVADPDPTATGGAATLAAAGVDVEGGLLADEAAAGNEAWLTAVLRRRPFVLWKYAATLDGRIAAADGTSRWITSRESRADVHRLRARADAVIVGSGTARTDDPQLGARVAGVTDAEVTQPLRVVIDTRATAVKPGARVLDGTAPTLIAVDEHADATHLQGLAPILRLPRAADGTGLHIPALLKALYERDVRSVLLEGGPTLAGAFLAAGAVDKVVGYLAPVLLGAGPAALGDAGITTLDQALRLDVTDIARLGPDLRITATPALHALHEEI from the coding sequence GTGGCCACCGCAGCCCCCGCCGAGACCGCGGCGATGCGCCGAGCCATTGAACTCGCCGCGCGCGGTCTCGGGCACACCAGCCCCAACCCCGTCGTCGGCTGTGTCGTCCTGGACGCCGCCGGCCGTACCGTCGGCGAGGGCTGGCACCAGCGCGCCGGCGGCCCGCACGCCGAGGTCCACGCCCTGCGCGCGGCAGGCGAGCGGGCCCGCGGCGGCACCGCACTGGTCACATTGGAGCCCTGCAACCACACCGGGCGCACCGGCCCCTGTGCCCAGGCCCTGATCGACGCCGGGATCGCCCGCGTCCGCTACGCCGTCGCCGACCCCGACCCCACCGCCACGGGCGGCGCCGCGACCCTGGCCGCCGCCGGCGTCGACGTAGAGGGCGGCCTGCTCGCCGACGAGGCCGCCGCCGGGAACGAGGCGTGGCTGACCGCCGTACTGCGCCGCCGCCCCTTCGTGCTGTGGAAGTACGCCGCCACCCTCGACGGCCGGATCGCCGCCGCCGACGGCACCAGCCGCTGGATCACCTCCCGGGAGTCCCGCGCGGACGTCCACCGGCTGCGGGCCCGCGCCGACGCGGTGATCGTCGGCTCCGGCACGGCCCGTACCGACGACCCGCAGCTCGGGGCCAGGGTCGCCGGAGTGACCGACGCCGAGGTCACCCAGCCGCTGCGGGTGGTCATCGACACCCGGGCCACCGCCGTCAAGCCCGGCGCCCGCGTCCTGGACGGCACCGCCCCCACCCTGATCGCGGTCGACGAGCACGCCGACGCCACCCACCTGCAAGGACTCGCGCCGATCCTGCGGCTGCCACGCGCCGCGGACGGCACCGGACTGCACATCCCCGCCCTGCTCAAGGCCCTGTACGAACGGGACGTACGCTCCGTCCTCCTCGAAGGCGGCCCGACCCTGGCCGGGGCCTTCCTCGCCGCGGGCGCCGTCGACAAGGTCGTCGGCTACCTGGCGCCCGTCCTGCTCGGCGCCGGCCCCGCCGCCCTCGGCGACGCCGGAATCACCACTCTCGACCAGGCGTTGCGCCTGGACGTCACCGACATCGCGCGGCTCGGGCCCGACCTGCGCATCACCGCGACCCCTGCCCTCCACGCGCTCCACGAGGAGATCTGA
- a CDS encoding MFS transporter, whose product MTDSGTANAAPLPRNRLRRARRAVALVFLVHGSVTGNFATRIPWIQDHSGISAGQLGLALAFPAIGASLAMPLAGRISHRLGARTALRVLLALWTLSLVLPALSPDLYVLCAALLVYGASSGMADVTMNALGVETEDRLGKPIMSGLHGMWSLGALLGSAAGTVAAHAGTDARLHLAAAAAVLTLLGALVCHGTLDLRSTPEEHPPPRFALPPRSALVIGAVGFCAVFAEGASLDWSAVYLRDELSTDAGLAAASTTALSCTMTLARLAGDRVVARFGPVRTVRAGGVLATAGGALIVLARHPAPAMAGFALIGLGIAVVVPLAFAAAGRRGPAPSQAIAGVATITYTSGLIAPSAVGSIAQAASLTASFALITALAFGLVLGAGVLRPRGRGVTGASTAPADDPAPADDPAPAPGRKHS is encoded by the coding sequence ATGACCGACTCCGGTACCGCGAACGCCGCCCCGCTCCCCCGGAACCGCCTGCGCCGCGCACGCCGGGCCGTCGCCCTGGTCTTCCTCGTCCACGGTTCGGTCACCGGCAACTTCGCCACCCGCATCCCCTGGATCCAGGACCACAGCGGCATCAGCGCAGGTCAGCTCGGCCTCGCCCTGGCCTTCCCCGCAATCGGCGCGTCGCTGGCCATGCCGCTCGCGGGCCGGATCAGCCACCGCCTCGGGGCCCGTACGGCGCTGCGCGTCCTGCTCGCCCTGTGGACGCTGTCCCTGGTGCTGCCCGCCCTCTCCCCCGATCTGTACGTCCTGTGCGCCGCGCTGCTCGTGTACGGCGCGTCCTCGGGCATGGCGGACGTGACGATGAACGCGCTGGGCGTGGAGACCGAGGACCGCCTCGGGAAACCGATCATGTCGGGGCTGCACGGGATGTGGAGCCTGGGCGCGCTGCTCGGCTCGGCGGCCGGTACGGTCGCGGCGCACGCCGGCACCGACGCCCGGCTGCACCTGGCCGCCGCCGCGGCCGTACTGACCCTGCTCGGCGCGCTGGTCTGCCACGGCACGCTGGACCTGCGCAGCACGCCCGAGGAGCACCCGCCGCCCCGCTTCGCGCTGCCGCCCAGGTCCGCGCTGGTCATCGGCGCGGTCGGCTTCTGCGCGGTCTTCGCCGAGGGCGCGAGCCTGGACTGGTCGGCGGTTTACCTACGGGACGAGCTGAGCACCGACGCCGGCCTGGCGGCGGCCTCGACCACCGCCCTGTCCTGCACCATGACACTCGCCCGGCTGGCGGGCGACCGGGTGGTGGCCCGCTTCGGGCCGGTCCGTACCGTACGGGCGGGCGGGGTGCTGGCCACGGCGGGCGGTGCGCTGATCGTCCTCGCCCGCCACCCGGCGCCGGCCATGGCCGGCTTCGCCCTGATCGGGCTGGGTATCGCGGTCGTGGTCCCGCTCGCCTTCGCCGCCGCCGGACGCCGCGGCCCGGCACCGAGCCAGGCCATAGCGGGGGTCGCCACGATCACCTACACCTCCGGGCTGATCGCGCCGTCCGCGGTCGGCTCGATCGCCCAGGCCGCCTCGCTCACCGCGTCCTTCGCCCTGATCACCGCGCTGGCCTTCGGTCTCGTCCTCGGCGCGGGCGTACTGCGGCCCCGCGGGCGCGGCGTCACCGGCGCGTCCACGGCCCCGGCCGATGATCCGGCGCCGGCCGATGACCCGGCGCCGGCGCCCGGCCGGAAGCACTCCTGA